AAATCTGCAACAATACTATTTAAAAAACCAACTACAAATATATGAGACCAGCTCGTTTGCATATGGAGCCAGAAATTCATTGATAAATATAAGTAAGGTACCGCAATCGCATAAATAATAATAAGCCCCACAATATTTGCACCAATAAAATGTTTTTTCGTTGGTGAATCTATTCTTTCAATGATGAATCCTATGATGAATGCTGCTAGTGCAAAGCCGATGAGGTAGCCAAATGTTGGCTGCAATACATAGGTAATGCCTCCGCCCTGTGTAAAAACAGGTAATCCAACTAAACCGACCCCTATGTAAACGAGCTGACTTTGAAATCCATTACGACTACCAAGTAAGCTTCCAGCTAAAAAAACAAAGATAATTTGTAGTGTAAAGGGCACTACTGGTAACGGTATCTTAATAAATGCACCAATTGCCGTTAAAGCTGCAAACATCGCAATCATGACGAGGGACAGTGTTGATTGTCGTTTAAACAATTTATGCCCTCCCACTCCTCAAAAAATTGTACAATCGTTTCTTTTGTTGTATGAATCATAAATCTCATTTCTTCATCAGAAATAATGTAAGGCGGCATAAAATATAATATATTGCCAAGTGGGCGAATCAGTAAGCCCTTTGCTAAAGCACGCTGATAAATTTGATAGCCAATACGCGCCTCATTTGGGAATGGCTCCTTTGTCCGATAATTGGCGACTAGCTCAATGGCACCCACTAACCCTATCTGTCGATACTCTCCAACATAGGGTAATTGATCAAATGCCGCCTGTGCTAACGCTCGCATTCGTTCTCCCTTATTTTGAATCATATCGATAACCTGGTCCTCTTCAAACATTGTCAATACCTCTAGTGCTACACGACAAGCAAGCGGATTTCCAGAATAGCTATGAGAATGTAAAAATGCTTTCATTGTTCCGTAATCATCGTAAAAGGCATTGTAAATGTCATCAGTGGTTATTACCGTGGATAGCGGTAAATAGCCACCTGTTAAACCTTTTG
This genomic stretch from Lysinibacillus pakistanensis harbors:
- a CDS encoding biotin transporter BioY, which produces MFKRQSTLSLVMIAMFAALTAIGAFIKIPLPVVPFTLQIIFVFLAGSLLGSRNGFQSQLVYIGVGLVGLPVFTQGGGITYVLQPTFGYLIGFALAAFIIGFIIERIDSPTKKHFIGANIVGLIIIYAIAVPYLYLSMNFWLHMQTSWSHIFVVGFLNSIVADFCLALASALLAERLYKVFQSVRTVKIMQVERENV